The Trypanosoma brucei brucei TREU927 chromosome 2, complete sequence genome has a window encoding:
- a CDS encoding sedoheptulose-1,7-bisphosphatase (identical to GP:15718371: sedoheptulose-1,7-bisphosphatase {Trypanosoma brucei}) → MMRQNLTSDSLITDTLRKAGVPCDVVGIVETVAGACRAIAAGLRNDGVTAAKSKNNFGDDVLSVDVMADKIISEALNSCQHVASYVSEESPSLASTAHSGKATYSVSYDPLDGSSIITSNFTVGSIFAVWPGNTPIGLTVRDMAASVVAVYGPRVVLFVGQEELGVAEFFCGADGEWKLAKRVWAGVCTPRTATVTAAGRGVKLKATVFSPGNLRAVRHLPWYKQLITMYMQEGATLRYTGGMVPDVCQIIVKGDGIYMTPASPQHKMKLRLLFEAAPMAFLIHCAGGRSTTGLTNMMNVRVVSMEQTTPIALGCARDVERYERMCRGCSKL, encoded by the coding sequence ATGATGCGACAAAATCTGACAAGTGACTCATTAATTACAGACACACTCCGTAAGGCCGGTGTCCCGTGTGATGTTGTTGGTATTGTGGAGACTGTTGCCGGTGCATGCCGTGCAATCGCTGCTGGGCTTCGCAATGACGGCGTGACGGCCGCCAAGAGTAAGAATAACTTTGGTGATGACGTCCTCTCCGTCGATGTAATGGCTGACAAAATTATATCGGAGGCTCTCAACAGTTGCCAACATGTGGCTTCTTATGTTTCGGAAGAGTCCCCGTCATTGGCTTCTACCGCGCATAGCGGCAAGGCAACATATTCAGTTTCGTACGACCCACTGGATGGTAGCAGCATCATCACCTCTAATTTTACTGTCGGTTCTATCTTTGCGGTGTGGCCTGGGAACACACCCATCGGCCTTACCGTCCGTGATATGGCGGCaagtgttgttgctgtttatgGCCCGCGTGTGGTGCTTTTCGTGGGGCAGGAGGAGTTGGGAGTGGCAGAATTCTTCTGTGGGGCGGATGGGGAATGGAAATTGGCTAAGCGCGTGTGGGCGGGAGTTTGTACGCCGCGAACTGCCACCGTGACGGCAGCGGGACGTGGTGTTAAACTGAAGGCAACGGTGTTTTCCCCCGGTAACCTTCGCGCCGTCCGCCACTTACCGTGGTATAAACAGCTGATAACTATGTATATGCAAGAAGGTGCCACATTACGTTACACGGGTGGGATGGTGCCGGATGTGTGCCAAATCATTGTGAAGGGCGACGGCATATATATGACGCCAGCGAGTCCACAACATAAGATGAAGCTAAGGTTATTGTTTGAAGCTGCACCAATGGCGTTTCTCATTCACTGCGCGGGCGGGCGTTCAACAACGGGGTTGACGAACATGATGAATGTGCGTGTAGTGAGTATGGAGCAAACGACGCCGATTGCCCTTGGTTGTGCACGAGATGTGGAGAGGTATGAGCGCATGTGTCGCGGGTGCAGCAAACTatag